From one bacterium genomic stretch:
- a CDS encoding GAF domain-containing sensor histidine kinase, with protein sequence MALRRTLQQPGAEQGDVLAVPLLIKGSALGVLVVARHSAWPFVEADANLMATLSNQLAIAMENVRLFEEVRAKEAHRGELLSKLITAHEDERRRIARELHDEVSQSLTGLLMGITATESLRDPAAVRQRLDALYASTEATLEEVRKLIYDLRPTALDDLGLVSAVRAHARDLLETVGVKLAFDASGFGHRRLNAAVETTVFRVAQEAIANVARHARARSAVVRLTLKGGILNLVVEDDGVGFDLAGTVGRPDDRRMGILGMQERAALIGGELRIDSAPQHGTRVELTARIREGET encoded by the coding sequence GTGGCGCTGCGCCGTACGTTGCAGCAGCCCGGCGCTGAGCAAGGGGATGTTCTGGCCGTCCCGCTGCTGATAAAGGGCAGCGCACTTGGGGTCCTGGTGGTCGCGCGCCACTCGGCGTGGCCGTTCGTTGAAGCAGATGCCAACCTGATGGCCACCCTGTCCAATCAGCTCGCTATTGCCATGGAGAACGTGCGGCTCTTCGAAGAGGTGCGCGCAAAGGAAGCGCACAGGGGAGAACTGCTGAGCAAGTTGATCACCGCCCACGAGGACGAGCGTCGCAGGATAGCGCGCGAGCTCCACGACGAGGTGAGCCAGTCGCTGACCGGTCTGTTGATGGGCATCACCGCGACCGAGAGTCTACGGGACCCAGCCGCGGTGCGGCAGCGTCTAGACGCGCTCTACGCCTCAACCGAGGCCACCCTTGAGGAAGTTCGGAAGCTCATCTACGACCTGCGCCCGACCGCCCTGGACGACCTGGGTCTGGTCTCGGCGGTCAGGGCCCACGCCCGGGACCTGTTGGAAACCGTGGGCGTGAAGCTGGCATTCGACGCCTCGGGATTCGGCCACCGCCGCCTGAACGCCGCGGTGGAGACCACCGTGTTCCGCGTAGCCCAGGAGGCGATCGCCAACGTTGCGCGCCACGCGCGGGCGCGCTCGGCGGTGGTGCGGTTGACGTTGAAGGGCGGGATACTCAACCTGGTCGTCGAAGATGACGGTGTGGGGTTTGACTTGGCCGGCACCGTCGGCCGCCCAGATGACCGGCGGATGGGCATCCTGGGCATGCAGGAGCGGGCCGCACTGATCGGAGGCGAGCTGCGCATCGACTCCGCTCCGCAGCACGGGACCCGCGTGGAGCTGACCGCACGGATACGGGAGGGCGAGACGTGA
- a CDS encoding HAMP domain-containing protein: protein MRLHLKISLWTVAILVVVGGISVYALYAFQRRASIQQFEVMAHTLKTTILNSLEITMVRNNQEEMREIIRLIKREEMIRDVTIYSREGRVWASSGVRTGVPAREADAFQRAAGGHTHLTVEDQGAGELVVLTPVFNKQACHACHAADPPVLGVISVSLWTVPIASQLRRSAQLLAALVAFTFLLALGTLSLLLGRLVLDPLAAMVTAVRQVAGGQYSARVAVRGRDELGVLAGSVNEMAERIDHYTAALNMQIGDLTERLASLGICGRALTGASDLSAAMGDMTRGLRDVLRADLAAVYLHEEGRLRLACRSGEGFLPHQVLSGGERQEAPWRCAVRCSSPALSKGMFWPSRC from the coding sequence ATGCGGCTACACCTGAAGATCTCCCTGTGGACGGTCGCCATTCTTGTGGTGGTGGGCGGGATCTCGGTCTATGCCCTCTACGCCTTCCAGCGCCGCGCCTCAATCCAGCAGTTCGAGGTGATGGCGCACACGCTCAAGACGACCATCCTCAACAGCCTAGAGATCACGATGGTGCGCAACAATCAGGAGGAGATGCGCGAGATCATACGCCTCATCAAGCGCGAGGAGATGATCCGCGACGTGACCATCTACTCGCGCGAAGGCCGCGTGTGGGCCTCGTCGGGAGTGCGGACCGGGGTGCCTGCGCGGGAGGCCGACGCGTTTCAGAGGGCGGCCGGCGGACATACACACCTTACCGTAGAGGACCAGGGCGCGGGCGAGCTGGTTGTGCTAACGCCGGTCTTCAACAAACAGGCGTGCCACGCCTGCCACGCCGCCGACCCGCCGGTCCTGGGTGTGATCAGCGTCTCTCTGTGGACGGTGCCCATTGCCAGCCAGCTGCGACGCAGTGCTCAACTGCTGGCCGCTCTGGTGGCCTTCACCTTCCTGCTGGCACTGGGCACCCTGAGCCTGCTTCTGGGCAGGCTCGTGCTGGACCCCCTGGCAGCGATGGTCACCGCGGTGCGGCAGGTGGCGGGCGGGCAGTACAGCGCCCGCGTTGCGGTGCGGGGGCGGGACGAGCTTGGAGTGCTTGCCGGGTCGGTGAACGAGATGGCGGAGCGCATAGACCACTACACCGCGGCCTTGAACATGCAGATCGGCGATCTAACCGAACGGCTGGCAAGCCTGGGGATCTGTGGGCGCGCCTTGACCGGAGCCTCGGACCTCTCAGCGGCCATGGGCGATATGACACGGGGTCTTAGGGATGTGCTGCGGGCCGACCTGGCCGCGGTGTACCTGCACGAGGAAGGCCGCCTTCGGCTGGCCTGCAGGTCCGGCGAGGGCTTCTTGCCGCATCAGGTGCTCTCCGGGGGGGAGCGGCAGGAGGCGCCGTGGCGCTGCGCCGTACGTTGCAGCAGCCCGGCGCTGAGCAAGGGGATGTTCTGGCCGTCCCGCTGCTGA